The following proteins are co-located in the Camelina sativa cultivar DH55 chromosome 12, Cs, whole genome shotgun sequence genome:
- the LOC104730429 gene encoding auxin-responsive protein IAA27 — MSESVVAAAEHDYIGLSEFPIMETTTTTTMSDKTKTRDNNNDGLNFKATELRLGLPGSESPERVDTRFLSLNKSSCPVSGAKRVFSDAINESNKWVFSPGSTTATGDAGSGSGPGSSVVKDGKSTTFSKPAVPVKEKKSSATAPASKAQVVGWPPIRSFRKNSMASSQSQKPGNNSETEEAEAKSGPEQQPCLYVKVSMEGAPYLRKIDLKTYKSYLELSSALEKMFSCFTIGQFGSHGGCGRDGLNESRLTDLLRGSEYVVTYEDKDSDWMLVGDVPWEMFICSCKKLRIMKSSEAIGLAPRVMEKCRSRY; from the exons atgtctGAATCTGTAGTAGCAGCAGCAGAGCATGATTACATAGGTTTGTCAGAGTTTCCTATCATGgaaacaacaaccacaacaacaatgtctgacaaaaccaaaaccagagaCAATAACAACGACGGTCTGAATTTCAAGGCAACCGAGCTGAGACTTGGTTTACCCGGTTCTGAGTCACCGGAGCGAGTTGACACTAGATTCTTGTCTCTCAACAAGAGTAGCTGTCCTGTGTCAGGTGCCAAAAGGGTGTTCTCTGATGCCATTAACGAGTCTAACAAATGGGTCTTCTCTCCTGGATCCACTACTGCTACTGGTGATGCTGGCTCCGGTTCTGGTCCTGGTAGCTCCGTCGTGAAAGATGGTAAGTCGACTACTTTCTCCAAACCGGCTGTTCCggttaaggagaagaagagctcTGCAACAGCTCCAGCTTCAAA AGCACAAGTGGTGGGTTGGCCACCAATTAGATCATTCAGGAAGAACTCAATGGCTTCTTCACAGTCTCAGAAACCAGGTAATAACTCAGAGACAGAAGAGGCAGAGGCTAAGTCTGGACCAGAACAACAACCTTGCTTGTATGTCAAAGTGAGTATGGAAGGTGCTCCTTACTTGAGAAAAATCGATCTCAAGACTTACAAGAGCTACCTTGAGCTCTCTTCTGCTCTTGAGAAGATGTTTAGCTGCTTCACCATAG gtCAGTTTGGGTCTCATGGAGGGTGTGGCAGAGATGGGTTAAACGAGAGTCGCTTGACTGATCTCTTGCGTGGTTCTGAGTATGTTGTTACCTATGAAGATAAAGACAGTGACTGGATGCTGGTCGGTGATGTCCCTTGGGA AATGTTTATATGCTCCTGCAAGAAGCTGAGAATCATGAAGAGCTCTGAGGCTATCGGCTTAG CTCCAAGGGTGATGGAGAAGTGCAGAAGCCGGTACTAG
- the LOC104730430 gene encoding uncharacterized protein LOC104730430, with the protein MNFGLPGISWFGSISSKKDVAMVETVTSTTSLVEQPDQGKATMSILEQPQQGKSTMSILEQPKQGKGMFDIKIWTWSFSSALPWAANTGDGKQKPTTINRGLKRHALSRRSSRSNAVNTVYRFRPYVSKVPWHTGTRAFLSQLFPRYGHYCGPNWSSGKDGGSMVWDQRPIDWLDHCCYCHDIGYDTHDQAELLKADMAFLECLESNKRVVTRGDAQVAHFYKTMCITGLKSILIPYRSYLVKIQYGQNLLDFGWLMNNLSKRSWSFQKN; encoded by the exons ATGAATTTTGGGTTGCCTGGTATTTCTTGGTTTGGCAGCATCAGTTcaaagaaggatgtagctatgGTTGAAACCGTGACATCGACAACATCTCTTGTGGAACAGCCAGATCAAGGGAAAGCAACAATGTCTATCCTGGAACAGCCACAGCAAGGGAAATCGACAATGTCTATCCTGGAACAGCCAAAGCAAGGGAAAGGAATGTTTGATATCAAAATATGGACTTGGTCCTTTAGTTCAGCTCTTCCTTGGGCTGCAAATACCGGTGATGGCAAGCAGAAACCTACTACTATAAATAGAGGGTTAAAAAGGCATGCCCTTTCTCGAAGGTCCTCGAGATCGAACGCTGTGAATACTGTTTATCGGTTTAGACCTTATGTTTCGAAGGTTCCCTGGCACACAGGAACGAGGGCGTTTCTCTCACAGCTTTTCCCGAGATACGGACATTATTGTGGACCTAACTGGTCTAGTGGGAAAGATGGGGGTTCTATGGTATGGGATCAGAGACCTATTGACTGGTTAGATCATTGCTGTTATTGCCATGATATTGGTTATGATACTCATGACCAGGCAGAGTTGCTCAAAGCTGACATGGCGTTTCTTGAGTGTTTGGAATCAAACAAGCGCGTAGTTACAAGGGGAGATGCTCAAGTTGCTCACTTTTACAAAACTATGTGCATAACAG GTCTAAAGAGCATACTAATACCCTACAGAAGCTACCTTGTGAAGATACAATACGGGCAAAATTTACTCGACTTTGGCTGGTTAATGAACAACCTCAGCAAGAGAAGCTGGAGTTTTCAAAAGAATTGA
- the LOC104730431 gene encoding uncharacterized protein LOC104730431 codes for MATITPSSISNAWLIPGAAFSVKKNDCSIKCSFSGKAGKQILSSTQRLVLPLSTSLRLFPTHGRHFVLHPHRRATGTDVVAAVEEQDSTTPVVAADEKQTVASEKSDAPATTSQPRGGARPGRKSEMPAVKNEELVPGATFTGKVRAIQPFGAFVDFGAFTDGLVHVSQLSDTFVKDVASVVTIGQEVKVRLVEADIETKRISLTMRENDDPPKRQSGGGDKPRSGGKRDGSKGGPRKGDGFNSKFAKGQMLDGVVKNLTRSGAFITIGEGEEGFLPTAEEADDGIGSMMMGGSSLEAGQEVKVRVLRIARGRVTLTMKEENDGKFDETTTQGVVHTATNPFMLAFRKNEEIAAFLDKREEEAEKQPAEKPVEPEAEASVTTCVVEESPSVSAEVTSEEVPSSETPKVEEEEVIATKAEDELPEKEEQTETLTAAAVAEEVVPPIPETKSEEEILENSISPNSATDEVSSSETVQSEEVEKEEVVAEVPVAEAPVASFFPEASSEESAEAPVASFFPEASSEESGTAATADESIKGISPALVKQLREETGAGMMDCKNALSETEGDMVKALEYLRKKGLASADKKASRATAEGRIGAYIHDSRIGVLLEVNCETDFVSRGDIFKELVDDLAMQVAACPQVEYLVTEDVSEDIVKKEKEIEMQKEDLLSKPEQIREKIVDGRIKKRLDALALLEQPYIKDDKVIVKDLVKMRIATIGENIKVKRFVRYTLGEGLEKKSQDFAAEVAAQTAAKPKAKEEKEQPKAEEVKEASPAATVVSAALVKQLREETGAGMMDCKKALAETGGDLEKAQEFLRKKGLSSADKKSSRLAAEGRIGSYIHDSRIGVLIEVNCETDFVGRSEKFKELVDDLAMQAVANPQVQYVSIEDIPEEIKQKEKAIEMQREDLLSKPENIREKIVEGRISKRLGEMALLEQPFIKDDSVLVKDLVKQTVATLGENIKVRRFVKFTLGEDN; via the exons ATGGCTACGATTACGCCTTCTTCTATCAGCAATGCTTGGCTCATTCCGGGAGCTGCTTTTAGTGTAAAGAAGAATGATTGTTCCATCAAATGTAGTTTTTCGGGTAAAGCTGGGAAACAGATTCTATCATCAACGCAGAGACTAGTTTTGCCTCTTTCGACTTCGCTTAGATTGTTTCCTACTCATGGAAGGCATTTTGTGTTGCATCCTCATCGTAGAGCCACAGGAACTGATGTTGTTGCTGCTGTAGAGGAACAAGATTCTACTACTCCTGTTGTTGCTGCGGATGAGAAACAAACCGTGGCTAGTGAGAAGTCAGATGCTCCTGCTACGACATCTCAGCCAAGGGGAGGTGCTAGACCTGGGAGGAAGAGTGAAATGCCTGCTGTTAAGAACGAGGAGCTTGTTCCTGGAGCTACTTTCACTGGGAAAGTACGAGCGATTCAGCCCTTTGGtgcttttgttgattttggtgCTTTCACTGATGGATTAGTCCATGTGTCTCAGTTGAGTGACACCTTTGTTAAGGATGTTGCGAGTGTTGTCACTATTGGGCAAGAGGTGAAAGTTAGGCTAGTGGAAGCTGACATTGAGACAAAACGTATTTCTCTTACTATGCGTGAGAATGACGATCCTCCTAAACGTCAGTCCGGTGGTGGTGATAAGCCGAGGTCAGGAGGGAAAAGGGATGGTTCAAAAGGAGGACCGAGGAAAGGAGATGGCTTTAACTCAAAGTTTGCGAAAGGACAGATGTTGGATGGAGTGGTGAAGAATTTAACGAGGTCAGGAGCGTTTATAACTATaggagaaggtgaagaagggTTTTTACCAACAGCTGAGGAAGCTGATGATGGAATTGGAAGCATGATGATGGGTGGCTCTTCGTTGGAAGCTGGACAAGAGGTTAAGGTTCGTGTGTTACGGATAGCAAGGGGACGTGTTACTCTAACGATGAAAGAGGAAAATGATGGTAAGTTTGACGAAACAACCACTCAAGGGGTTGTGCATACAGCCACAAATCCATTTATGCTTGCTTTCCGTAAGAACGAAGAGATTGCTGCGTTTCTTGACAAGAGGGAGGAAGAGGCAGAGAAGCAACCTGCTGAGAAACCAGTAGAGCCTGAAGCTGAAGCCTCTGTCACCACATGTGTAGTCGAGGAATCGCCATCTGTCTCAGCTGAGGTAACAAGTGAAGAGGTTCCCTCATCAGAAACTCCcaaggtagaagaagaagaagtgatagCGACCAAAGCTGAAGATGAGTTGCCAGAAAAAGAAGAGCAAACCGAAACGCTTACTGCAGCAGCTGTAGCTGAGGAGGTGGTTCCTCCAATTCCAGAAACCAAAA GTGAAGAGGAAATTCTTGAGAACTCTATTTCTCCAAATTCAGCCACTGATGAAGTTTCATCTTCAGAAACTGTACAAAGTGAAGAGGTTGAGAAGGAGGAAGTGGTGGCTGAAGTACCTGTTGCTGAAGCACCTGTTGCCTCTTTTTTCCCAGAAGCTTCTTCCGAGGAAAGTGCTGAAGCTCCTGTTGCCTCTTTTTTCCCAGAAGCTTCTTCCGAGGAAAGTGGCACCGCCGCTACTGCAGATGAAAGCATCAAAG GCATTTCACCAGCTCTAGTGAAGCAGCTCAGAGAAGAAACAGGGGCAGGAATGATGGACTGCAAGAATGCTCTCTCGGAGACTGAGGGCGATATGGTGAAAGCTCTGGAGTACCTCCGCAAGAAGGGACTAGCAAGCGCAGACAAGAAAGCAAGCAGAGCCACTGCCGAGGGAAGGATCGGTGCTTATATCCACGACAGCAGAATTGGTGTCCTCTTGGAGGTTAATTGTGAAACTGATTTTGTCTCACGCGGCGACATCTTCAAGGAACTTGTTGATGATCTGGCGATGCAG GTGGCTGCGTGCCCTCAAGTAGAGTACCTTGTAACCGAAGACGTTTCCGAAGATAttgtgaagaaggaaaaagagatAGAGATGCAAAAGGAAGATCTTTTGTCGAAACCAGAGcagataagagagaagatagTTGACGGTCGGATAAAGAAGAGGCTAGATGCACTTGCATTGCTTGAGCAACCATACATTAAAGACGATAAGGTGATTGTAAAGGATCTTGTAAAGATGAGGATTGCAACCATCGGAGAAAACATCAAGGTGAAGAGATTCGTGAGGTACACTCTCGGAGAAGGCCTTGAGAAGAAAAGCCAGGACTTTGCTGCTGAGGTTGCTGCCCAAACTGCAGCTAAACCGAAAgctaaggaagagaaagaacagCCAAAAGCTGAAGAGGTCAAGGAAGCAAG TCCAGCAGCTACAGTGGTTTCAGCTGCTCTTGTGAAGCAACTGCGTGAAGAGACAGGAGCCGGAATGATGGACTGCAAGAAGGCATTGGCGGAGACAGGAGGAGATCTTGAGAAAGCACAAGAATTCCTTAGAAAGAAGGGTCTCTCATCAGCGGATAAAAAATCAAGCCGGCTTGCAGCTGAAGGGAGAATCGGCTCATACATCCACGACTCTCGGATTGGAGTTCTGATAGAAGTGAACTGTGAGACAGATTTTGTCGGAAGAAGCGAAAAATTCAAGGAGTTGGTTGATGATCTTGCAATGCAAGCAGTGGCTAATCCACAG GTGCAATATGTTTCGATAGAGGACATTCCAGAAGAGATAAAGCAGAAAGAAAAGGCGATTGAGATGCAAAGAGAGGATCTTTTGTCAAAACCAGAGAACATAAGGGAGAAGATTGTTGAAGGTAGGATCTCAAAGAGGCTTGGAGAAATGGCATTGCTTGAACAGCCTTTCATTAAAGACGACAGTGTTCTGGTTAAGGATCTGGTGAAGCAAACAGTGGCTACCCTTGGAGAAAACATCAAAGTCAGAAGGTTTGTGAAGTTTACTCTTGGAGAAGATAACTGA
- the LOC104733237 gene encoding glutathione S-transferase T3-like, whose translation MDSNNPFFQSSSYFNLLNSQEEGGLNDNFHWESYPPSGQSSQPSPHSSQPSPHSSQPSPHSSQETPKERKERKTWTPADDEVLISAWLNTSKDPIVANQQKGGSFWSRIQKYYCDTPHARNGGEQMLVTHCKQRWHKINDHTNKFCAAFAAAERQNSSGHSENDIMKNAHDIYFAAHNKRFNLEHCWFRLRFEQKFLSLNTINTTPAQPATKRKQAGEGSQSSSCSVEESEKRPEGIKAAKAKRNNAQSTNVKTLAEYKSMWDVKKEELAEKEKLQKLAILDTLLAKKEPLSASEEIIMNKIVSQYF comes from the coding sequence ATGGATTCTAATAATCCCTTCtttcagtcttcttcttacttcaACTTGCTTAACAGTCAAGAAGAAGGTGGTTTAAATGATAACTTTCATTGGGAAAGTTATCCACCTTCTGGACAGAGCTCACAACCTTCTCCTCACAGCTCCCAACCTTCTCCTCACAGCTCCCAACCTTCTCCTCACAGCTCGCAAGAAACACCAAAAGAGCGCAAGGAGAGAAAGACATGGACACCTGCTGATGATGAAGTCTTGATCTCCGCATGGCTCAACACTTCAAAAGATCCCATCgttgcaaatcaacaaaagggaGGAAGCTTCTGGAGCAGGATTCAAAAATACTATTGTGACACTCCTCACGCTAGAAACGGTGGGGAACAGATGCTGGTGACACATTGCAAGCAGCGTTGGCACAAGATAAATGACCATACTAACAAGTTCTGTGCCGCATTCGCAGCTGCGGAGAGACAGAACAGCTCTGGTCATTCTGAAAATGATATCATGAAGAATGCACATGATATCTACTTCGCTGCCCATAACAAGAGATTCAACCTTGAACATTGTTGGTTTCGTTTAAGGTTTGAGCAGAAATTTCTATCCCTTAACACTATTAACACGACCCCAGCTCAGCCTgcaacaaagaggaaacaagCTGGTGAAGGTTCGCAGTCATCAAGCTGCAGTGTTGAGGAGTCTGAGAAGAGGCCAGAAGGGATCAAGGCTGCCAAGGCGAAGAGGAACAATGCTCAGTCCACAAACGTGAAGACTCTTGCTGAGTATAAGAGCATGTGGGATGTCAAGAAAGAGGAATTAGCTGAAAAGGAGAAACTACAGAAGCTGGCCATCCTAGACACTCTCCTAGCCAAAAAAGAACCCTTGAGTGCGAGTGAAGAAATCATCATGAACAAGATAGTGTCCCAGTATTTCTGA